Part of the Cohnella candidum genome, GCGCATTGGGCTCCGGTACGTCCTCGTCGCTGGCATCGACCTTGCAAATCGTTAAAACGAATATGCTGGTGAAAGACGCCGGATTGACGGAAACGCAAATACGGAATCTCCAGACGCCGGTCGAGCTGAAGAACGAGCAAATCAGCTTGACGAATGAGAACGGAAAAACCGAAGACGAGCAAGGCACTGCCATCGGCCTGACCTACGTCGTCGTCATCCTGCTGTTCATGGGCGTCATGATCTCCGGGCAGCTGATCGCGACCGAGATCACCGCCGAGAAGAGCTCGCGCGTCATGGAAATCATCGTAACCAGCGTCTCTCCGCTCGTTCAGATGTTCGGCAAAGTCATCGGAACGTTCGTGGTGTCCGTCATTCAGATCGCCGCCATCGTCGGCGCGCTCGTCATCAACCTGACGATGCCGCAGAACTCCGATGCGCTCAAAGGCTTCGGCATCCGACTCGACACGATCGATCCCGCAATGATCGTCTATGCGATTGTTTTCTTCCTCGCCGGCTTCTTCCTGTTCGCGATGCTGTTCGCGGCGGTCGGTTCGATCGTGAGCCGCACCGAGGATCTCGGCCAGGCTGTGCTGCCGATTTCGATGCTGACGCTGGTCGGCTTCTACATCGCGATATTCGGCTTGACCCATCCGGAAAGCCCGCTGATCGTCGTCTGCTCGTTCATCCCGTTCTTCTCGCCGTTCCTCATGGTGTTGAGGGTCGGACTCTCCAACCCGGGCTGGTGGGAGATTGCCTTGTCGCTCGGCATCCTGATCGTCGCGATCCTCGGGCTGGGCTGGCTGTCCGCGAAGATTTACCGCACGGGCGTGCTCATGTACGGCAAGCGCCCGTCGGTGAAAGAGCTCATGAAGGCGATGAAAGCGTACAAGGTTTAAGAAGGCAGGCTGCAGTTGAACCAATTGCCCCCCCTCCATCGCCCAACAGGGACTAGTCCAGACTCGCGACTACCGAGAATTACTTATCCCACATGATCTCTGTAACAATAAAGAAAGTCATGGATGCAAGGGAGTCGCTATGAGCATAAGCTCATCGCGACTTTGCTTTTTGTGAGTTAATAGTATTAGTTTATAAATCCTTTTCATTATGGATAAAGGGACAAGGCGTTGATTAACATTACGATATAATCGTAGCAACAGGCGGTAAAGACAGGCGGTAAAGACCCCCTACTGGCCGGAACCATTCGGAAAGGCACGCCCGACAGGGCGTGCCTTTCGTATTCGTTCCCGACTTTCTTCAGGGAATAAAGAAGTATATTGACAAACAAATAGTGTTAGTTATAATTAAAATCAAATACCGTTAGTTTTGGTTTTCAACAACAAAGTAGCTTATGATAATGTGTTTTATCGGTGTTTATTTGTTTGTTATACATGTTAGTTATTGAATATAATTAATAGCATTAGGAACATCTTAGGAGGAATGGCAGATGGCTAAAAAAGGCTTGAGCTCCGACAGCATTATCGCGGAAGCGGTATCCCTGATTGAAGAGATCGGGTACGAAAACTTCTCCTTACATACGTTGGCGAAAAAACTGGGGGTCAAGACAGCCTCGCTCTACAACTACATCGAGAACGTCGCTCAAGTGAGTATGGAGATTGGCAAGTTTGCGATCTCCCAGTTGTGCCAAGCCATAGAACTGGCAACGAAGGGGGTGACGGACGAGCGTCTCGTCCTGATGCAGATCGCCACCGCCTATCGCAAATACGTGGTTCAGCATCCGGAACTTTACAAGGTCGTGATCAACATGCCCTCCATTCACGGCAAAGAACATGTGCAAGTCCTTCTGAATCTGATGTCCGAAGCGTTGAAGCCATTCTCGGAGAATCAACAAGATCACCTCATGAAGCTTAGGGCCTATCGCAGCATGATCCATGGGTTTGTCACGTTGGAGACTTCCGGGTACT contains:
- a CDS encoding ABC transporter permease; this translates as MNKLGTVIGFTMRNKVRSKAFIITTLVLIVLVVVGGNVPYLINKLGGGDKASSVGYVEGQHPEIVQQMQMYYAQQERLQDKTEVKLEVSTDETKLKQMVEDGSLNGYISFKDNAENGFPDVTYHSKSALGSGTSSSLASTLQIVKTNMLVKDAGLTETQIRNLQTPVELKNEQISLTNENGKTEDEQGTAIGLTYVVVILLFMGVMISGQLIATEITAEKSSRVMEIIVTSVSPLVQMFGKVIGTFVVSVIQIAAIVGALVINLTMPQNSDALKGFGIRLDTIDPAMIVYAIVFFLAGFFLFAMLFAAVGSIVSRTEDLGQAVLPISMLTLVGFYIAIFGLTHPESPLIVVCSFIPFFSPFLMVLRVGLSNPGWWEIALSLGILIVAILGLGWLSAKIYRTGVLMYGKRPSVKELMKAMKAYKV
- a CDS encoding TetR/AcrR family transcriptional regulator; translation: MAKKGLSSDSIIAEAVSLIEEIGYENFSLHTLAKKLGVKTASLYNYIENVAQVSMEIGKFAISQLCQAIELATKGVTDERLVLMQIATAYRKYVVQHPELYKVVINMPSIHGKEHVQVLLNLMSEALKPFSENQQDHLMKLRAYRSMIHGFVTLETSGYFEFAILTIDESYMGVIRTYVDTLQLAKNPLEEFG